AGTTGCCGATTATTCCGTTGCACACCTGGCTACCTGATGCCCACGGTGAAGCTACAGCCCCCGTGCACATGTTATTAGCAGGTATTCTCCTGAAAATGGGCGGTTACGCCTTAGTTCGGATGAATGCCCAAATGCTGCCCGATGCCCACGCTTATTTTGCACCAGTGTTGGTGGTTTTGGGGGTAGTTAATATCATCTACGCTGCCTTAACATCCTTTGCCCAGCGCAACCTGAAGCGAAAAATTGCTTACTCCTCAATTTCCCACATGGGCTTTGTGATGATTGGTATTGCCTCCTTCACTGATTTGGGTTTAAGTGGGGCAGTATTGCAAATGGTTTCCCACGGGTTAATTGGGGCGAGTTTGTTCTTCCTGGTTGGCGCAACTTACGATCGCACCCACACCCTGATGTTGGATGAAATGGGCGGTGTCGCTAAGAGAATGCCAAAGATTTTCGCCATGTTCACCACCTGTTCAATGGCTTCTTTGGCATTGCCAGGGATGAGCGGTTTCGTGGCAGAATTAATGGTATTTGTGGGCTTTGCTACTAGCGATGCTTATAGCTCTACCTTCAAAGTTATCGTGGTGTTCTTAATGGCAGTGGGAGTGATTTTAACTCCGATTTATCTGCTGTCGATGTTGCGAGAAATTTTCTACGGTAAAGAGAATGAGGAATTAGTTTCTCACCAAGCTTTGATAGATGCCGAACCCCGTGAAGTATTTATCATTGCCTGTTTGTTAATTCCAATTATTGGTATTGGTTTCTATCCAAAATTGCTGACTCAGATGTATGACGCTACAACTGTACAATTGACGGCAAGATTGCGTGATTCCGTGCCGACATTAGCACAGCAAAAAGACGAAACACTAAAGGTTTCTTTGAGTGCGCCGGAAATTGGTAATTAAGTTGCGATCGCTAGTTTAGTTTAA
This Nostoc sp. C052 DNA region includes the following protein-coding sequences:
- a CDS encoding NAD(P)H-quinone oxidoreductase subunit 4, whose amino-acid sequence is MNTANFPWLTTIILFPIAASLLLPIIPDKEGKTVRWYSLVVGLIDFALIVYAFYTGYDFSNPDLQLVESYPWVPQLGLNWSVGADGLSMPLIILTGFITTLAILAAWPVTFKPKLFYFLILAMYGGQIAVFAVQDMLLFFLVWELELVPIYFLLSIWGGKRRQYAATKFILYTAGGSLFILLSALTMGFYGDTVTFDMRAIALKDFALNFQLALYAGFLIAYAVKLPIIPLHTWLPDAHGEATAPVHMLLAGILLKMGGYALVRMNAQMLPDAHAYFAPVLVVLGVVNIIYAALTSFAQRNLKRKIAYSSISHMGFVMIGIASFTDLGLSGAVLQMVSHGLIGASLFFLVGATYDRTHTLMLDEMGGVAKRMPKIFAMFTTCSMASLALPGMSGFVAELMVFVGFATSDAYSSTFKVIVVFLMAVGVILTPIYLLSMLREIFYGKENEELVSHQALIDAEPREVFIIACLLIPIIGIGFYPKLLTQMYDATTVQLTARLRDSVPTLAQQKDETLKVSLSAPEIGN